tgcattgaaaaaaaatccaaaatcttTGGGTAAAAAGTgacttatctattttaaaaatatagtagaAGGAACTAGTAAAGTTACctataataaatgataaataaataatgtaaaaatctTAAGCACCATAACATTTGAGATGAGAATCATGAGATGATGAGAGGGTTCTGAACTTTGGGCCATCCTTCAGTCATCTTGTTGATCCCAGATGGAGAGGACGAGGGAATTCCTGGTTCGTGGAGATAGCGAATCGAAGAGCGTTTCGGCGCTGGAGGTCCGGCCACACCGCGCTGGTCTCGCCGCTAGTTTCTTCGAAGCCTTGGCTCTTCGAGGCATCCGAGTGGACAGCATCCAGCGTGGATCTCTCACCTGCACCTTCACGGTCCCTCCCAGACTTACGGTCAGTTCCTGATTGCCTTATGATGAGGGGCCTCGTGACTTGTGAGATCAAAAGATGGAAACTTTCTTTGATCCATGACCCATCTGTGTATGAATAACATATCAatggtttcttttatttttcattttgcaggGTGTTGACGGGAACTTGTCTGCTGGTGCGATAGCAAACCTAGTGGATGAGATTGGAGGGGCCGTCATACTTGCTGATGGTCAGCACACCAAGGTCTCCGTCGACATGTCCATCTCCTACATGTCTGCGGCCCGGATCCATGTAAACTTGTTAACTTCTCCTCCCTTGTTGGCATAATtttgctttgaatttattttgatattcaaCTCTTGATTTCAATCAGCAATTCAGCAATTCAGCATGTATTAGAAACCAAATCCTCATAAACTAGATTATATCTAGAACAACAAGAGAAATAGATCATTTGCATGCCTTAACCCATTTCCTTATATCGATTTCAATTTTGGCTTTAAAAAGGAAATATTTGCTCTTTTTGACTGTggttatctctctctctctccctctctctctctctctctctctctctctcacacacacacacacacacatagagATCCTCATTTTCTGCTGGAAGTTTTATTATAAGTTATGATTAAACATGTGTTTGCTCTACAGATATATTTTGCAATGGAATGGTAGTGGTACTGATGGTTGCTCATCTACATCTGTGAAATATATTATTCAGGCTTTCATCTCTTGTTGCACAAGCTCTCTATATCatctctctctcatttttttttagtttgtgaGCAGGATGAGTTGGAGATCACGGCCAAGGTTTTGGGCCACAAAGGAGGCTACTCTGGAACTTCCGTGCTAATGAAAAACAAAGCAACAGGAGATGTTGTGGCTGAGGGTCGGCATTCTTTGTTTGGTAATCTTCTAAGCAAGATTTGATTGTTGATTTCTGAAATCAATTTATTGAACCTTGTGTACACTCCTTTATAATTAAGATGACAAGGGGAGCAGTTTGATTATGAATACATAAATAACACTTTCAGAAATCCATCTCCATGGATGTCCTTCtcctttataattaatttatgaacAAGTCTTTGTCTCTGATGAAGTCCCGGTTCACAAACTTATGTATTGGGCTCCCAATCCCTCTTTTCCCGAAATCCAGCTCCATGCTGTCCTTCACAccaccacatcatcatccttacATTAGTTACCGAAAAGATCAACTCTATGGAAGTCACTGCCAGCTCTGCGCTCCATTTCTAGTTAGGGCTTCTCCAACTGATGCTTCCCAATCTCTCTTTCCCTAGAGTTAATTGCAGAGCTCGAGCTTCTTGCAGGTCATTACCTCAAAGTGAGTGAAGGTAGTCTCCATGCTGGGCCTAGCTATTGTCCTTTACAATGTCGATCATGAGGTCATGTCTGTGGCCATTGTTCCCCTTTCACTGGCTCATTCCTCGACCCAGTTTTTCTCTAGAATTGTTCAGATAGCTATTTCTCTTTCCATTGCCTATTGGAAAACCTCTGGATTTTTCTTAGTGTTTGTGAAACTCTGATAACCAATTAGCTATACGGATATGTTATTGGGGCTATTACATTAGAATCCAGATTGGACTAACCAGATTAGCAGGAGACTCCTTTTTATTGACTTCATGCAGTTTTCAGCcttatacaaattattttttcctcCCAAATGAAGGTGACTTGCTAGTGTTACCTTTAGTTTGAGGGAGGATTCAATTGTTTCTTCATGGGATTTAGCCAGAATTGAATTCTGCCCTCTGATTATCTATAAATCTTTAAACACAGTCATCCTTTTTATGGGGGTGGGTATTTGATGTGCCACCCATAGTTGGGGAGGCTTTGGTTGATGTTGGTTACTATGGTGGTAAGTTGGTGATGGCATGGGGTATGACCCTGTGGTGGATGACCACTTTCCTCACTCCTTGGGTTGCCGAGGCTTATTTATGATATCTACTTGCTATGAGAATCCTTCTTGGAGCTGCTGAAGGAGTGGTGCTCCCTAGCATGAACAGCATGATCTCAAGGTATTAGTTTGAATCATCttgttttcaaaatgtttgTTGTTTCTAAATCATGATTCTGTCTACACCAAGCGTGGTTCAACTGAATATTTGCAGCATATATTATTTTGCCTTTTTCCTTTGAAGCCTTTACAATTGGTAGTAAGTATATCGGAGTTGTTTAAACAAGGATTTTCCTGTAGAGGGTCCCTAAAACAGAATGATTTAGGGCTATTGGAAGTCGTATGTCTGGACTTCACCCTGGCAGTGCAATTGGGCTTTTGATATCACCAATCATCATGGGAAGGTCTGGATTCTGGAACATTTTGACCTTTGATGATATTTGGATTATTTGCGTTTCTTTGAGTATTGGTATAGCTCTCTGCAGCATGAAGCAGTCCAGAGAGACATTCCCAAATATTCAAGTATGAGCTGCAAGGCACCATTGCCTCATAAAAGAAATTTGGAAATTCCAGGGTATTCCCTCCTTTTGAGGAAATTACTCCACGAGATGCCAACATGGGCTTTGGCTTCTGCAAATGCTATGCACAGCGGGTTTTACCAGCTTTGGCTACTGGATGCCCTTCTACTTCAACATGTTTTTTGTTATGCTTTGCTGGATGCCCTTTTACTTAAACCTGgtattctatattttttcatttatggtGTGCTGGAGTGATTGTCAAAACGGCTGAATGCTGGAACACTGACCCTAGCAGTGAAAACAATCGGCAGAGAGTTTTGTAGAGAAAATGGGCTTCTTTAAAGGGTCTTTAGTACTCACTTCTCTCATGTGTGGCCTTGGCTCTCTTTTGGCATCTATTCCCCACAAGAGGCAAGTTACATTTTCATAACAAGATTAATATATAGCTCTTCTAAGGTTCTCCACTGCCTGGGCGCAgacattttttattgttatcttaCAGAGAGTCTGCAAATTCAACATTCATCAGCCGAGAACAAATGAAACCATACCATAATTAAGTTCAACAACTCTATGATACCAAACAGAGCAGGGCTCATGAAAATTCTGACTGTATAATATAAGGGATACTGAAACtatttttaagtgttttagCCCAGAAGCCCCACAGGTACCACTCAGTCAGACAAAGAACATGAGGCGGACTTTGATAGAGAACCAATGCTGCGACTATGAGAATAACTTTCCCTGGAGTATCTCCTGCTGCTGCTCCTCTTTGAATAACTTTATTTCAAAAATCTTGTTATCTACAAACTTTGGTTCATTTCAAATGTGGCTCAACCTATAGATGTGTCTATATTCAAgtatttcaaaacttaaaatGATTGGGTTAAAATTTTGACTAGATggtcataaatttttttaataatagacgacaagtgccttttttatatgaatataaacgaAACCGAACAGTACTGGAACCGGATGATGTACAATGTATGTGTATGTACAGTATTATAAGAACCCCGGGTGAACATCATATGAACAGTACGGTAAACAATACTGtcgggggagagatttgaacctaTGACTTCCCCTTATACTTTAGTATCATACCATTGggttatccaatggttgacgatggttataaatttttaaaataatttttttttaattaaataagttatatttatagttttttaataaacatgaaCTTCGACTATTACACTTTACATTTGggagaaaaaaatggattttttttaaggtagaattgccaaaaaaaaccccaaactttgccatattgccaaaaaaatccccatagttttgcaatacccaaaaaccccttccttttatactccatgattttcaaacccccaaagtacgtaacggcattaaacggagtgttttttaaattttatgggacgaaaaatgcccttgcagcGGGAAGTCGTGGCTGCACTCATTTcgcggtgtgagaggaagtagGTGGGTTTTTCTTTGGGCTACagctgcttgtcttctctcaactcagCGTCTCCAGCCATTTGTCTTCTCTAACTCGCGTCTccactcttccctttccactcggcgtctcgaaggagaagtccccgcaagtattcggcatttcatcacttTGCAGTCTAaagtattgattatggttttttgttaattattctgttatgaagagacatttttcggttttgttttgtgattttttgttttttcttggaAGACATCAAGCACTGCATGGGGATTGATCgggtggggtttttgttagtctgcaggggaGATCTCTCGGCTAgggtgttttgttttgttttacattttcgatCATGTATGtacgatcgaaatggtttttttcgattgttgtgatttgtgtaatgtttataatctacgtttacccTTTCGAGTTGATATGGTTGAAGTTGTAAAAACTAGAGGTCTACGTTTAAATAATGAGCTTTTTCCAGTTTAAGTttttgtcgtctccgtttaactATTTGTATCTCTCGTTTAATAATATAGTTCTCTGTTTAGCAAATGATATcaatgtttaagaattgagagttcTGGTTTAACAACTTATAATTCCGCTTatcaatttgtgaatactgATATCTGAATGTcctgttattgtcgcaggcttgtgattatggcagtcaatctagttaatgggcgatgctacatgacacggtagtggagaccgtgggtcgaattgaaagttcacatgatccctcgacatcgggagatcatcAGAAGGACACCGATTCGCGACATTCTTGAGTTGGAGGCGTattccaagagcgggcccttcttgattctcgtTGCAAAGGTATAATAGCCGCAGctaataaattcgggatcgggaaagcatgCCGACTTTCGAGGGCTCGAAGATGTGAcccctcgttcttgagtacgcgttgcgatggagacgcgatcgtgtttcgaagaagaaaacacgctcgacttttcgaagagaggtatttatcgaaaaGCGTCGAGAGACGCGAGACTCCGTCGAGAGCACTCTTGACGAACTTCGTTTGTCGAGGGagagaagaaaatttttgtcaaactattgatggtgtacctcacaggtacaatcctcttcccaataCGTCTGCTCGGTTCCCtaagctggatcgttgattatgtcgatgatctacacGCCATGAGGCGATACGCGTAGGGCGCGGGGCGACGCatcaagtggcttatggaggacattccacaagccgccgctcgagtgcaatctagatctgcggggaagaagaccaacaccggtATATTAAGGGTTCGCGGTCGCGCTTAACATACTGGTTTTCTAGGTGACCGGAgcccggaaagaaagtccgttctgcaagatcccaaggatgctgtgctacggtgaaaatacttaccggaagcaagcgacgatagaaacgagtttgtcatctctcgaaggaaaagaggtaataattcaaaaacaatatGTCTAACCTTAGgcgttaatgtttaaaaatattatttaccgtttaactttgttcatctACCGTTTAAACCgtttctttaatgtttaaatattttgttctctgtttaaccTAATAcgctataacgtttaaatatataagttacatttttaaatatagtttttattgtttaaactgaatgatttcgctaagattgtttggtttacgcatgttagtttcctgagctagTTCCgacgaatgctgatgaagaaatatttgttcaGGCCAACCGTCggttggatgctattgctcgaaccgcttgctcgaaggcaagatgagacggcaacctcttccgtgcgcgctcgacgccgttctcctacttccagcctaaaacgcgcacgcattcctcgaggCCGAAGAAGCCCTCGCCTACCCCGCCCGACCATGGCAGAGCCCCCGCCGGCACTAGGTGAAGATGTCACTACAACTCTTCCGCGGGCTTGCgattttgatgaccgagttctCTCGGCATCGCTCGAGTTGAGGCGTTGGAAGGCGGTCACACTCACGATCATTGCGCCttccctccaaacaaatgaagcaccgggGACGGACGCCCGTCGAgtcgacgacgaggacatcatcggggtggtcATTCGAAGGCGGCCTCATTCGAAGAGGCTTgcagaaagaaaaacaataatgcctccgtctccacccgcGGTGATGATAAAAACAATAGCGGCACCATCGGTCGGTGATGGTATTCTTGATGATGACATGCccgtcacggtggaggagatcgcaGATGACACTGAGATTGCCGCGGTggataagatcgttgactctgttgttaACGACAACATGAACCCGATGGAGCCAGGCGTCGGCGAtctgcggcatcaaagatggacacaatccacgaagaACAACAACCGACCAGCGTTGTATGCGCCTTGATGTTGTTGCTGTGGCCGTGGCtaagaaggtcgttgactctatcCTCAACGAACTCGAAGTCACGGTGGAACTAACGGCCGACCTtgccgcatcgaaggcagacacaatcccacaacaacaagaagcatgtaaggaagtgtctcccgttgatgctgtcGTCGTGCCCCCATCGAAGGAAGGGAATGCCGCCGAAATGGAGACGAGAGAGAAGAACaatgccaataaaaaaattagaagaagttcggaaagtcttcattctgaagaagaaaaaatacgttggtcaatcgcgcctcaacaagtaccagcaggagttgataaggatcttcctcaactaccctatggacaagtaagtttgaagtttttagggtattgtttaaactattatatgttaccatttaagtaagAGCGTTAATGTCTAACCATCACAAATAGCatttaaactattacatgttacCCTTTAAGTATTACAGTTAACattcaaacatttaatatagcatttaaatatatagatgTTAATCTTTAACTATTATacgttaccatttaatttatatcgttaacatttaaatattttacatagaattttaaatcttgttgtatcagttaaatatttacaatattgtttacgtATCTATGTTCCGTTCAACCatagcactgtcgtgtggaagaatgactctgtcagcaccacacggtccAGTCTATTCGacctgcttgaggggaaggagatggttgcagacgatgtgatggacgcttttgtatgTATATTGCAAAAGTCGATGAGtgtagtgccatatcgttataagaagcgcacctccatcacacgaccactggcgttgttcatgtcaaagcagggcgacgacgcacatgaatccattatggctatgatcggagatgccacACGCAACGTGCATGAAGTtgacattgtcatcctcccgataattatgagtggccacttccatgtcgtcgtccttgacaatgacaaacaagaatacatgcattattcttcatgccaaagcgaggaatacgataaaaacgcgctagaaatggtaagtgctttaataatttgtgtttgagtaatagtgttcggtaaataatcggcattcta
The DNA window shown above is from Dioscorea cayenensis subsp. rotundata cultivar TDr96_F1 chromosome 12, TDr96_F1_v2_PseudoChromosome.rev07_lg8_w22 25.fasta, whole genome shotgun sequence and carries:
- the LOC120273070 gene encoding uncharacterized protein LOC120273070 isoform X2, translated to MERTREFLVRGDSESKSVSALEVRPHRAGLAASFFEALALRGIRVDSIQRGSLTCTFTVPPRLTGVDGNLSAGAIANLVDEIGGAVILADGQHTKVSVDMSISYMSAARIHFVSRMSWRSRPRFWATKEATLELPC
- the LOC120273071 gene encoding probable anion transporter 3, chloroplastic; protein product: MRILLGAAEGVVLPSMNSMISRAIGSRMSGLHPGSAIGLLISPIIMGSSLQHEAVQRDIPKYSSMSCKAPLPHKRNLEIPGYSLLLRKLLHEMPTWALASANAMHSGFYQLWLLDALLLQHVFCYALLDALLLKPGILYFFIYGVLE
- the LOC120273070 gene encoding acyl-coenzyme A thioesterase 13-like isoform X1, with the translated sequence MERTREFLVRGDSESKSVSALEVRPHRAGLAASFFEALALRGIRVDSIQRGSLTCTFTVPPRLTGVDGNLSAGAIANLVDEIGGAVILADGQHTKVSVDMSISYMSAARIHDELEITAKVLGHKGGYSGTSVLMKNKATGDVVAEGRHSLFGNLLSKI